In Nicotiana tabacum cultivar K326 chromosome 19, ASM71507v2, whole genome shotgun sequence, one DNA window encodes the following:
- the LOC107816605 gene encoding FHA domain-containing protein FHA2, with protein sequence MQCSELRFSLFFPFHSPLYSTNRLTTKPYLPYEMGSSSGSDVEAGFAKLQGEDFEYYMQTYSIILGRNSKKSTVDVDLSSLGGGMNISRHHARIFYDFQRRRFALEVLGKNGCFVEGVLHLPGNPPVKLDSQDLLQIGDKEFYFLLPIRSILGGPIGPSRHHVSVNYPVGGSPIVGPHHPHQQQHVPLPPAVGYGGGVGKKGLLRGREYYEEEYDDDDGGEDGSGAKKMRRGDGIEGGGGYGYGSGGKATISGHLDKKIEGRSRVDRDADNQQLMQLEEKDVVSSVANVLSDLCGPGEWMPMEKLHAELVEHYGNTWHHSRVRRYLTSEDYPSPEAKSKPWYGLLMLLRKYPEHFVINTRSKGRVTLEFVSLVSLLS encoded by the exons ATGCAATGCTCAGAACTCCGATTCTCCCTCTTCTTCCCATTCCACTCTCCTCTATATTCCACAAATAGATTAACCACAAAACCTTATTTGCCCTATGAAATGGGAAGTAGCAGCGGAAGCGATGTGGAAGCAGGATTCGCGAAGCTACAAGGCGAAGATTTCGAGTATTACATGCAGACATACTCCATAATCCTCGGCCGTAACTCCAAGAAGTCAACGGTCGACGTTGACTTATCTTCCCTCGGCGGCGGAATGAACATCTCTCGCCACCACGCACGCATCTTCTACGACTTCCAACGGCGTCGTTTTGCCCTCGAAGTGTTAGGCAAAAACGGCTGTTTCGTTGAAGGTGTGCTCCATCTTCCCGGTAACCCTCCTGTAAAACTCGATTCGCAGGATTTACTTCAGATCGGAGATAAGgagttttattttcttcttccaattCGGAGTATCTTAGGTGGGCCGATTGGGCCTAGTAGACATCATGTCAGTGTAAATTATCCAGTTGGGGGCTCTCCTATTGTGGGCCCCCATCATCCTCATCAGCAGCAACATGTGCCTTTGCCGCCGGCTGTGGGTTATGGTGGTGGGGTAGGGAAAAAGGGTTTGTTAAGAGGGAGGGAGTATTATGAGGAGGAGTATGATGATGATGACGGCGGGGAAGATGGTTCTGGAGCTAAGAAGATGAGGAGAGGGGATGGCATTGAGGGTGGTGGTGGTTATGGGTATGGTTCCGGCGGGAAGGCTACTATTTCTGGGCATTTAG ATAAGAAGATAGAGGGAAGATCACGTGTTGACAGAGATGCTGACAATCAACAGCTCATGCAGTTAGAAGAAAAGGATGTTGTATCATCTGTGGCAAATGTGCTTTCAGACCTCTGTGGTCCGGGAGAATGGATGCCAATGGAGAAGCTTCATGCTGAG TTGGTGGAACACTACGGCAATACCTGGCATCATAGTCGTGTGAGGAGATATTTAACATCTGAGGATTATCCTAGCCCTGAAGCCAAATCAAAGCCATGGTATGGATTGCTGATGCTTTTAAGAAAATACCCGGAGCATTTTGTCATCAATACGCGGTCCAAGGGACGGGTGACTTTGGAGTTTGTTTCTCTTGTCTCGCTGCTTTCGTGA
- the LOC107816604 gene encoding uncharacterized protein LOC107816604 codes for MASASNDKPLDEVSSSLLNWKERILIPTLLAGVAGGGAGLVSKHRKVHGLANISATYATNFAIVTASYCGARELVRVSRIGRPDDLLNSAIGGFGSGAILGRLQGGQLGAVRYSVIFAVAGTTVDYATIKIKPVLRSFYNSIVNRKDDWLKLPEWSPIKVLDEEALAAKRAREEQLYTSVHNLNKEES; via the exons ATGGCTTCGGCTTCGAATGACAAGCCACTTGATGAAGTTTCTTCTTCATTACTAAATTGGAAAGAAAGGATTCTTATACCGACTCTACTAGCAG GGGTGGCAGGTGGAGGAGCTGGTCTGGTATCAAAGCATCGGAAAGTTCATGGCTTAGCTAACATTTCTGCAACATATGCTACTAATTTTGCTATTGTTACTGCCTCTTATTGCG GTGCTCGTGAGCTTGTAAGAGTAAGTAGAATTGGAAGGCCTGATGATTTGCTAAACTCAGCAATAGGAGGTTTTGGCAGTGGTGCTATTCTTGGACGCCTGCAAG GTGGTCAACTTGGTGCTGTTCGTTATTCAGTCATTTTTGCAGTTGCTGGAACGACAGTTGATTATGCTACCATCAAAATAAAACCAGTCTTGAGAAGCTTCTATAACTCTATTGTCAATAGGAAAGATGATTGGTTAAAATTGCCTGAGTGGTCGCCAATCAAAGTGCTTGATGAGGAAGCTCTTGCAGCAAAACGTGCTCGGGAAGAGCAACTATACACAAGTGTCCACAATCTGAACAAGGAGGAGTCTTGA